In a genomic window of Nostoc sp. UHCC 0870:
- a CDS encoding sensor histidine kinase, with protein sequence MTRPIQINNHPFRFLLYLEWILLAISVITSVLPHPSPRFASRFPELAILNLTIFGLMGLRLPTSNNLVKIIYTACGISLIFITGLFGGRADRLFPFLYIILVIRSCLIFQLPGRLSVTFVSFTLFLTTLLYRIPRYPLPPQAQEKFRFFTLSLALVFGLSLVFVLILMNTVLSERESREKLAIANEKLRQYALRIENQATLEERNRIAREIHDSLGHSLTALNLQLETALKLYQANPDKAQSFLARAKELGSKALQDVRQSVSTMRSNPLQDKSLAQAIDILAEDFQRSNNILLNRQINLEYSLSTEVNTAIYRIIQESLTNISKHARATEVNLEIIINRGSLYITIQDNGRGFDLEQNTTGFGLQSMRDRALSLGGKFTINSAFGCGCQITVDIPLGRLIS encoded by the coding sequence GTGACTCGTCCTATCCAAATTAATAATCATCCTTTTCGGTTCTTACTTTATTTAGAATGGATATTACTAGCAATTTCTGTGATCACATCTGTATTGCCGCATCCTTCACCACGATTTGCTAGTAGATTTCCCGAATTAGCCATTTTAAATCTTACTATTTTTGGATTAATGGGCTTGAGACTACCTACTAGTAATAATCTCGTGAAGATTATTTATACAGCCTGTGGAATTAGTTTAATTTTTATCACTGGTTTATTTGGTGGTCGAGCCGATCGCCTATTTCCTTTTCTCTATATAATTTTGGTTATTCGTAGCTGTTTGATTTTCCAATTACCTGGACGCTTATCAGTTACTTTTGTTTCATTCACTTTGTTTTTAACAACACTATTATATCGAATACCTCGTTATCCTTTACCACCACAAGCCCAAGAAAAATTTCGTTTCTTTACTTTGAGTTTAGCTTTAGTTTTTGGTTTAAGTTTAGTATTTGTTTTAATTTTAATGAATACTGTATTATCGGAACGTGAAAGTAGAGAAAAATTAGCGATTGCCAATGAAAAGCTTAGGCAATATGCTCTGCGTATTGAAAATCAAGCTACTCTAGAAGAACGGAATCGAATTGCACGGGAAATTCATGATTCATTAGGTCATTCTTTGACTGCTTTAAATCTCCAATTAGAAACTGCTTTAAAACTTTATCAAGCCAACCCTGATAAAGCACAGAGTTTTTTGGCTAGGGCTAAGGAGTTAGGTTCTAAAGCCTTACAGGATGTAAGACAGTCAGTTTCTACGATGCGTTCCAATCCATTACAGGATAAATCTTTAGCACAGGCAATTGATATTTTGGCTGAAGATTTCCAACGTTCTAATAATATTCTTTTAAATCGTCAAATCAATCTTGAATATTCCTTATCTACTGAAGTTAATACGGCTATCTATCGCATTATTCAAGAATCATTAACAAATATATCTAAACACGCTAGAGCAACAGAAGTTAATCTAGAAATAATTATCAATAGAGGCAGTTTATATATAACCATTCAGGATAATGGAAGAGGATTTGATCTAGAACAAAATACGACAGGATTTGGATTACAAAGTATGCGCGATCGCGCTTTATCTCTGGGAGGTAAATTTACAATCAACAGCGCATTCGGTTGCGGTTGTCAAATTACAGTTGATATTCCTCTAGGTAGGTTAATTTCATGA
- a CDS encoding right-handed parallel beta-helix repeat-containing protein, whose product MTSNKKQQLRQSFSLSLALLSFLSTLGLDIRSTIKTDSVISLNMSEVSAQSTKKVYYVSQTGSDSNPGTATQPWRNINYAVGTTSPVQPGDTILVQPGTYTGLVTLGKSGNATSGHITLKANGRVILRDPDPINGGFREGVIQSARKGYWIIDGFRIENTSWAGIALRDANNMIVQNNHTYQSGASGIIVMPETYYGGGEAEITSRNIKILRNTVERANWRWTSNRSTEGTQEALSIWGVDGFEVGYNTLKEGNREGIDAKVGSRNGSIHNNIVTRQALVSGTTNGYTGGPAIYLDGNRARMFNIDVHSNTVYGNTADAIVIADEVPQIGDVTSIRVYNNVIYGNGIQRVNGGVGILVGRNVSYVQIFNNTVAKNVQALVIDGYHFTGGYQPFQIIVRNNIFADSLFRNGYIAGASNLSVRNNLFTNKFANLYDIGAGVTSLWALNNNKVPSAGFVNLTGNDFRLSSISPAINTGFFRFFEFVQTV is encoded by the coding sequence ATGACCAGCAACAAAAAACAACAATTACGCCAGTCTTTTTCTCTTAGTCTGGCTCTATTAAGCTTTTTATCCACACTCGGCTTAGATATCCGTTCCACTATTAAGACTGACTCTGTAATTTCTCTGAATATGTCAGAGGTATCAGCCCAATCGACCAAGAAAGTGTACTACGTTTCACAAACAGGTAGTGATAGCAACCCTGGGACAGCGACTCAGCCTTGGAGAAACATCAATTATGCCGTTGGTACAACTTCTCCTGTCCAACCTGGTGATACTATTCTGGTTCAGCCAGGAACTTACACAGGACTCGTAACTCTCGGTAAATCAGGTAATGCTACGTCAGGACATATCACACTAAAAGCCAATGGTAGGGTTATATTGCGTGACCCTGACCCTATCAATGGTGGCTTCCGAGAAGGAGTGATTCAGTCAGCTCGTAAAGGTTATTGGATTATTGATGGCTTCCGCATTGAAAACACATCCTGGGCTGGAATTGCTCTGCGTGATGCCAACAATATGATTGTTCAAAACAACCATACCTATCAGAGTGGTGCTTCAGGTATTATTGTTATGCCTGAAACCTACTATGGTGGCGGGGAAGCGGAGATTACCAGTAGGAATATTAAGATACTAAGAAACACTGTTGAACGCGCCAACTGGAGATGGACGAGCAACCGTTCTACAGAGGGTACACAAGAAGCATTGAGTATCTGGGGTGTGGATGGTTTTGAGGTGGGATACAATACCCTCAAAGAAGGCAACCGTGAAGGTATCGATGCGAAAGTTGGATCTCGCAATGGTTCTATTCATAACAACATAGTTACTCGTCAAGCACTAGTTTCAGGTACAACTAATGGCTATACAGGTGGACCAGCTATCTACCTTGATGGTAATCGAGCCAGGATGTTCAACATTGATGTCCACAGTAATACTGTGTACGGAAATACCGCCGATGCAATTGTGATTGCAGACGAAGTTCCTCAGATTGGGGATGTAACAAGTATTAGAGTTTATAACAACGTTATCTATGGGAATGGAATACAGCGTGTAAATGGTGGTGTAGGCATTCTCGTGGGCAGAAATGTAAGTTATGTTCAGATATTCAACAACACTGTTGCCAAGAATGTGCAAGCCCTGGTTATTGATGGTTATCATTTCACTGGTGGTTATCAACCGTTTCAAATTATAGTTCGCAACAATATCTTCGCCGATAGCCTTTTCCGCAATGGCTATATCGCAGGTGCAAGCAATTTGTCAGTACGTAACAACTTATTTACAAATAAGTTTGCAAACCTCTATGACATTGGAGCTGGAGTGACATCTTTGTGGGCTTTGAACAATAACAAAGTACCGTCGGCGGGATTTGTCAACTTAACTGGTAATGATTTCCGTCTCTCATCGATTTCGCCAGCAATTAATACTGGTTTTTTCCGATTCTTTGAGTTCGTACAAACAGTTTGA
- a CDS encoding choice-of-anchor Q domain-containing protein gives MSSYKQFDKDGNPRIQGTSVDIGAYESSW, from the coding sequence TTGAGTTCGTACAAACAGTTTGATAAGGACGGTAATCCCAGAATCCAAGGCACTAGTGTTGACATAGGTGCTTATGAGTCTTCCTGGTAG
- a CDS encoding Spy/CpxP family protein refolding chaperone codes for MQLKSLSLLAGAIALTLTATVAPFAVQAQTAFSSPFQVAQAAKKGPWESLGLSEDQKARIKQIQSNARTQMENVFTPEQKAKLEAARQERQARRAERQPGERPEAGQRRGKKMADLNLTDDQKARMRTIRANTKQQIEAVLTTEQRAKLQEMKASRGQRWQQRRQQNGN; via the coding sequence ATGCAACTCAAATCATTATCTCTCTTAGCTGGTGCGATCGCTCTTACTTTAACTGCAACTGTAGCTCCTTTTGCTGTTCAAGCACAAACCGCCTTTTCTTCACCATTCCAGGTTGCACAAGCCGCAAAAAAAGGCCCTTGGGAAAGTTTGGGATTGTCTGAAGACCAAAAAGCCAGAATTAAACAAATTCAAAGCAACGCCCGCACTCAAATGGAAAACGTGTTCACCCCAGAACAAAAAGCCAAGCTAGAGGCTGCACGTCAAGAACGTCAAGCACGTCGAGCGGAACGTCAACCAGGTGAACGTCCCGAAGCAGGTCAGCGTCGGGGTAAGAAAATGGCTGACTTGAATTTGACAGATGACCAAAAAGCCAGAATGCGGACAATTCGGGCGAATACCAAACAACAAATTGAAGCAGTTCTAACTACAGAACAACGAGCCAAACTACAAGAAATGAAAGCTAGTCGTGGTCAGCGTTGGCAGCAACGTCGTCAACAAAACGGTAATTAA
- the sipA gene encoding regulatory protein SipA: protein MSEEFTIGSKVRVVALPPYIKTADPMPMLRPPDIIQVGEEGIVLDRRPGGYWGIRFAKGAFLLDAQYIESIDQLPESHSESLNQ from the coding sequence ATGTCTGAAGAATTTACCATTGGTAGTAAAGTCCGAGTTGTGGCATTACCACCCTATATCAAAACAGCAGACCCCATGCCGATGTTACGCCCCCCTGATATCATTCAAGTAGGTGAGGAGGGTATAGTCCTTGACCGTCGGCCTGGTGGATATTGGGGTATTCGCTTTGCTAAGGGAGCTTTTCTTTTAGATGCTCAATACATCGAAAGTATAGATCAGCTTCCAGAGTCACACTCAGAGTCGTTAAATCAGTAA